Proteins encoded in a region of the Phacochoerus africanus isolate WHEZ1 chromosome 8, ROS_Pafr_v1, whole genome shotgun sequence genome:
- the UTS2 gene encoding urotensin-2: MSKLVPCLLLLGCLDPLFALPVPDSRKEPLLFSAPEDVRSAWDELERASLLRMLPETPGAEAGEDLRKADAGMDIYPRGGMRKAFSGQDPNIFLSHLLARIKKPYKKRGPPSECFWKYCV, encoded by the exons ATGTCCAAGCTGGTCCCCTGCTTGCTCCTCCTAGGATGCTTAGATCCCCTCTTTGCTCTTCCCGTCCCTGACTCCAGGAAAGAGCCCCTGCTCTTCTCAG CACCTGAAGATGTCAGATCAGCTTGGGACGAGCTGGAAAGAGCCTCCCTTCTTCGGATGCTGCCAGAGACGCCAGGTGCAGAGGCAGGAGAGGATCTTAGGAAAGCAG atGCCGGAATGGACATTTACCCAAGAGGAGGAATGAGAAAG GCTTTCTCTGGACAAGATCCTAACATTTTTCTGAGTCACCTTTTGGCCAGAATCAAGAAACCATACAAGAAACGTGGGCCCCCCTCTGAATGCTTCTGGAAATACTGTGTCTGA